A window of Caretta caretta isolate rCarCar2 chromosome 11, rCarCar1.hap1, whole genome shotgun sequence contains these coding sequences:
- the LOC125629933 gene encoding small ribosomal subunit protein bS16m produces the protein MVHLAHLLMKNYHGGHVAIRLALGGCANRPFFRIVAAYNKRARDSKYVEQVGCYDPLPNSHNEKLVGLNIERIKHWIGCGAHVTKLVEKLLGLSGFFPLHPMTITNAERLRKRRALKAITASEEETPGD, from the exons ATGGTGCACCTTG CTCATCTCCTTATGAAAAATTATCATGGAGGACACGTAGCTATCCGATTGGCTCTTGGTGGTTGTGCCAACAGACCCTTCTTCCGTATAGTGGCCGCATATAACAAGCGAGCACGGGACAGCAAGTATGTGGAGCAAGTGGGCTGCTATGACCCACTCCCAAATAGCCACAATGAAAAGCTTGTTGGCTTGAACATCGAGAGAATCAAACACTGGATTGGTTGTGGAGCACATGtcacaaaactggttgaaaaacttcTAG GTCTTTCTGGATTTTTCCCATTGCATCCTATGACAATCACAAATGCAGAAAGATTAAGGAAGAGAAGAGCCTTGAAAGCCATAACAGCTTCTGAGGAAGAAACTCCAGGTGACTGA